A single window of Granulicella mallensis MP5ACTX8 DNA harbors:
- a CDS encoding DNA-directed RNA polymerase subunit omega: MRSDLIFGALTHVNNRYKLCQLASKATRKLHKPNTRLQDTTNEVLDRFKDTVPMNVAAEAELENAVMGRAA; the protein is encoded by the coding sequence ATGCGCTCAGATCTTATTTTTGGAGCACTCACCCACGTCAACAACCGCTACAAGCTGTGCCAGCTGGCTTCCAAGGCTACCCGCAAGCTGCACAAGCCCAACACGCGTTTGCAGGACACGACCAACGAGGTTTTGGACCGCTTCAAGGACACCGTTCCGATGAATGTGGCTGCCGAAGCCGAGCTGGAAAATGCAGTCATGGGTCGCGCAGCTTAA
- the rho gene encoding transcription termination factor Rho has translation MTISELKEKSIAELGKLARGLEIPGTSGLRKQDLIFKILQAQSEKEGHIFAEGVLEILPDGYGFLRSPDYNYLPGPDDIYVSPSQIRKFDLKTGDTISGNVRSPHEGEKYFALVKIEAINFESPEETRNKILFDNLTPLYPDERIKMETVREAISGRVMDLLCPIGKGQRGLIVAPPRTGKTVLMQSIANSITANHPEVVLIVLLIDERPEEVTDMQRSVKGEVISSTFDEPAARHVQVAEMVIEKAKRLVEHKRDVVILLDSITRLARAYNTIVPPSGKVLSGGVDSNALQRPKRFFGAARNIEEGGSLTIIASALIDTGSRMDEVIFEEFKGTGNMEVILDRKLVDKRVFPAIDIQRSGTRKEELLIPKDDLQRTWILRKVLNPLSPVEAMELLSDKLGKTRNNQEFLHNMSSL, from the coding sequence ATGACTATCTCCGAATTAAAAGAAAAGAGCATTGCAGAACTCGGCAAGCTCGCCCGCGGCCTTGAGATTCCAGGCACCAGCGGCCTGCGCAAGCAGGACCTTATCTTCAAGATTCTTCAGGCCCAGAGCGAAAAAGAAGGCCACATCTTCGCTGAAGGCGTGCTGGAGATTCTGCCCGACGGATACGGCTTCCTCCGCTCGCCCGACTATAACTACCTGCCGGGTCCGGACGACATCTACGTTTCCCCGAGCCAGATCCGCAAGTTCGACCTCAAGACCGGCGACACGATCAGCGGCAACGTCCGCAGCCCGCACGAGGGCGAAAAGTACTTCGCCCTGGTCAAGATTGAGGCGATCAACTTCGAGTCGCCCGAAGAGACCCGCAACAAGATTCTGTTCGACAACCTGACGCCGCTCTATCCCGATGAACGCATCAAGATGGAGACCGTTCGCGAAGCCATCTCGGGCCGCGTCATGGACCTGCTCTGCCCCATCGGCAAGGGCCAGCGTGGCCTGATCGTCGCTCCGCCGCGCACCGGTAAGACCGTGCTGATGCAGTCGATCGCGAACTCGATTACGGCCAACCACCCGGAGGTGGTGCTGATCGTTCTGCTGATCGACGAGCGTCCGGAAGAAGTAACCGACATGCAGCGCTCGGTGAAGGGCGAGGTCATCTCGTCGACCTTCGACGAGCCCGCCGCACGCCACGTACAGGTGGCCGAGATGGTGATCGAGAAGGCCAAGCGTCTGGTCGAGCACAAGCGCGACGTAGTGATCCTGCTGGATTCGATTACGCGTCTGGCGCGTGCCTACAACACGATCGTTCCGCCGAGCGGCAAGGTGCTCTCGGGCGGTGTCGATTCGAACGCGCTGCAACGCCCAAAGCGGTTCTTCGGCGCGGCCCGCAACATCGAAGAGGGCGGCTCGCTGACGATCATCGCCTCGGCTCTGATCGATACCGGCTCACGTATGGACGAAGTCATCTTCGAAGAGTTCAAGGGCACGGGCAACATGGAAGTGATCCTGGACCGCAAGCTGGTCGACAAGCGCGTGTTCCCGGCCATCGATATCCAGCGCTCGGGCACCCGTAAGGAAGAGCTGCTGATCCCGAAGGACGACCTGCAGCGCACCTGGATTCTGCGCAAGGTTCTCAACCCGCTGTCGCCTGTCGAAGCGATGGAACTGCTCTCCGACAAGCTCGGCAAGACAAGAAACAACCAGGAGTTCCTGCACAACATGAGCTCGCTGTAA
- a CDS encoding riboflavin synthase: protein MFTGLIETTGKVLSLQPTEGATRITLVAPQLAGRWKVGDSIAVNGVCLTALLADDETRFAADLAEETIRRTTLTSLQPGTPINLELPTPAGSPLGGHVVQGHVDGTGKLVSLVPLHPDQDTSDWRMTIEIPSTLAPFIVPQGSITIDGISLTVAKIDGLHIEIAVIPHTYQATNLHSLAPGSPVNLETDVLSKYAAQRTAHAAMDWLTLDFILSNGY from the coding sequence ATGTTTACCGGTCTCATTGAAACCACAGGCAAAGTCCTTTCGCTCCAGCCGACCGAGGGAGCTACGCGCATCACCCTCGTCGCACCACAGCTTGCCGGTCGCTGGAAGGTCGGCGACAGCATAGCCGTCAACGGAGTCTGCCTCACGGCTCTGCTCGCGGACGACGAAACCCGCTTCGCCGCCGATCTCGCCGAAGAGACCATTCGTCGCACCACACTTACGAGCCTGCAGCCCGGAACGCCGATCAATCTCGAGTTGCCCACGCCTGCCGGTTCGCCCCTGGGCGGCCACGTCGTGCAGGGACATGTGGACGGCACAGGAAAGCTCGTCTCGCTGGTTCCGCTACACCCCGATCAAGACACCTCAGACTGGCGCATGACGATCGAGATTCCCTCTACGCTCGCGCCCTTTATTGTGCCTCAGGGTTCGATCACCATCGACGGCATCAGCCTCACTGTTGCCAAGATCGATGGGCTACACATCGAGATTGCCGTCATCCCCCATACCTACCAGGCGACGAACCTGCACAGTCTGGCTCCGGGCTCGCCGGTCAACCTTGAGACAGATGTGCTCTCGAAGTACGCCGCGCAGCGAACCGCACATGCCGCCATGGATTGGTTGACGTTGGACTTTATTCTGTCTAACGGGTATTAG
- the ribD gene encoding bifunctional diaminohydroxyphosphoribosylaminopyrimidine deaminase/5-amino-6-(5-phosphoribosylamino)uracil reductase RibD yields MSLLPHDERHLQRALDLAQEAVGLASPNPTVGCVLVRDGVVLGEGAHHYDERDHAEIAALKQAASLGHTPQGATAYVTLEPCSHQGRTGPCADALIAAGIARCVVATVDPNPLVSGGGLAKLQAAGIEVVVADPASALAQRTRRLNDAFAHWIQHRRPFVTLKAAVSVDGKLAPAPSVRTANQPHWLTGEAARADVHRLRHEVDAILTGIGTVLADDPSLTDRSGLPRRRSLLRVVLDSDLRTPLNSQLVRSAGSDLLLLCSRTAPADREAALSDCGVEVLRLSGSGGHLNLRAALDTLAQRNIISVLIEGGSSLNGSLLHEGLVDKLTLYYAECELGLDAIPFAEGIASPYVVQEQLQRMKRTSLPHGTAEDVRITGYLHDPWAGI; encoded by the coding sequence ATGTCGCTACTCCCGCACGATGAACGTCACCTGCAACGCGCACTGGATCTCGCGCAGGAGGCCGTTGGCCTCGCCTCGCCCAATCCGACGGTCGGTTGCGTGCTGGTTCGCGATGGCGTAGTCCTCGGCGAAGGCGCGCACCACTACGACGAGCGCGATCACGCTGAGATCGCCGCTCTGAAGCAGGCCGCCTCCCTGGGACATACCCCACAGGGCGCAACCGCTTACGTCACTCTTGAACCCTGCTCGCACCAGGGTCGCACTGGCCCCTGTGCCGACGCGCTCATCGCAGCGGGGATCGCTCGCTGTGTAGTTGCCACTGTGGACCCGAATCCCCTGGTCAGCGGAGGCGGTCTCGCCAAGCTTCAGGCGGCGGGGATCGAAGTCGTAGTGGCCGATCCTGCTTCCGCACTGGCGCAGAGGACACGACGCCTCAACGATGCCTTTGCCCATTGGATTCAGCATCGCCGTCCGTTCGTCACTCTGAAGGCCGCCGTGTCGGTCGACGGCAAGCTCGCTCCCGCGCCCTCTGTCCGTACAGCAAACCAGCCCCATTGGCTTACCGGTGAAGCGGCACGCGCGGACGTCCATCGGCTACGCCACGAGGTTGACGCCATCCTTACAGGAATCGGCACTGTGCTTGCCGACGATCCTTCCCTTACCGACCGCAGCGGCCTTCCCCGGCGGCGTTCTCTGTTGCGCGTGGTACTCGACAGCGATCTGCGGACGCCGCTGAACTCGCAGCTTGTGCGATCCGCAGGCAGCGACCTGCTTCTGCTCTGCTCTAGGACCGCGCCTGCCGATCGTGAAGCGGCTCTCTCCGATTGCGGAGTGGAAGTGCTTCGTCTTTCGGGTAGCGGGGGCCATCTCAATCTACGCGCTGCATTGGACACGCTGGCGCAACGCAATATCATCAGCGTGCTGATTGAAGGCGGCTCGTCGCTTAATGGCAGCCTGCTGCATGAGGGATTGGTCGACAAACTGACCCTCTACTATGCCGAGTGTGAGCTGGGCCTCGACGCCATCCCCTTCGCCGAGGGCATCGCCTCGCCTTATGTCGTGCAGGAACAACTGCAGCGCATGAAACGTACCAGCCTACCCCACGGGACTGCTGAGGATGTTCGCATCACCGGGTATCTGCACGATCCGTGGGCCGGCATCTAG
- the ftsY gene encoding signal recognition particle-docking protein FtsY, whose protein sequence is MAFSFFGKRDKETPEPNPAAPEPSQPESSKPRGFFDRMKQAVSRTREALSESIGSVVALTREIDENNLDDLELVLLASDIGSVTTGEIITHLRERALRQGINDGAELKSLLKAELRRILDSVAHPIAHPSTPPEVIMMVGVNGTGKTTTTGKLAALYRSQGRSVLLCAADTFRAAAIEQLEVWAGRSGVQLIKTRQGGDPSAALFDACTAAKARATEILIVDTAGRLHTKSDLMKELDKMRRTAEKLIPGAPHQTLLVMDATTGQNGLQQARLFTEAARVTGIVLTKLDGTAKGGIVVAIARELGLPVLYAGVGEKMEDILPFDPAAFVDSLLD, encoded by the coding sequence ATGGCCTTCTCCTTCTTCGGCAAGCGCGACAAAGAAACCCCGGAACCCAACCCAGCCGCGCCCGAACCCTCGCAGCCCGAATCGTCCAAACCCCGCGGATTTTTCGACCGCATGAAGCAGGCGGTCTCGCGCACCCGCGAGGCCCTCAGCGAGTCCATCGGCAGCGTCGTCGCTCTCACCCGCGAGATCGACGAGAACAACCTCGACGACCTCGAACTCGTACTGCTCGCCTCCGACATCGGCTCGGTCACCACCGGCGAGATCATCACGCATCTCCGCGAGCGCGCCCTGCGCCAGGGCATCAATGACGGCGCCGAGCTCAAGTCCCTGCTGAAGGCCGAGCTGCGCCGCATCCTCGACAGCGTCGCCCACCCCATCGCGCATCCCTCCACGCCGCCGGAGGTCATCATGATGGTCGGCGTCAACGGCACGGGCAAGACGACGACCACCGGCAAGCTCGCCGCACTCTACCGCAGCCAGGGCCGCAGCGTCCTGCTCTGCGCCGCCGACACCTTTCGCGCCGCGGCGATCGAGCAGCTTGAGGTCTGGGCCGGCCGCTCCGGCGTGCAGCTCATCAAGACGCGCCAGGGCGGCGACCCTTCCGCCGCGCTCTTCGACGCCTGCACCGCTGCGAAGGCCCGTGCAACGGAGATCCTCATCGTCGACACGGCGGGCAGACTGCACACCAAGAGCGACCTAATGAAGGAACTCGACAAGATGCGCCGTACCGCCGAGAAGCTCATTCCCGGCGCGCCACACCAGACGCTGCTCGTCATGGACGCGACGACGGGACAGAACGGGCTGCAGCAGGCCCGGCTCTTCACCGAGGCCGCGCGCGTCACCGGCATCGTGCTCACTAAGCTCGACGGCACGGCCAAGGGCGGCATCGTCGTCGCCATCGCCCGTGAGCTCGGCCTGCCGGTGCTCTACGCCGGCGTTGGAGAGAAGATGGAAGACATTCTGCCCTTCGATCCTGCCGCATTCGTCGATTCCCTGCTCGATTGA
- a CDS encoding Uma2 family endonuclease encodes MATATIYPAPETQDKYVPVEVYLTSMYHPDCDYVDGKLLERNVGELPHGKLQSFFGWYFRNHNDEWQIEVSTEQRVQVSETRYRIPDVSIISRDAPEELILLTPPVLCIEILSREDRMSEMQDRVEDYIAMGVRAVWVVDPWRRKAFSVTTDGLLHPEPVTLQVPGSEIRVPVAEIFRELDRKKN; translated from the coding sequence ATGGCGACGGCGACAATCTATCCTGCTCCTGAGACCCAAGACAAGTATGTGCCGGTGGAAGTTTATCTGACTTCCATGTATCACCCTGACTGCGACTACGTTGACGGCAAGTTATTGGAGAGAAACGTGGGGGAGCTACCGCACGGCAAGTTGCAATCCTTTTTCGGCTGGTATTTTCGCAATCACAATGACGAATGGCAGATCGAAGTAAGTACGGAGCAGCGTGTCCAGGTATCGGAGACGCGCTATCGGATTCCCGATGTCAGCATCATTTCGCGGGACGCCCCCGAGGAACTCATCCTTCTAACCCCGCCTGTCCTGTGCATCGAAATTCTCTCGCGAGAGGACCGCATGAGCGAGATGCAGGACCGCGTCGAGGATTACATCGCTATGGGAGTACGTGCTGTATGGGTGGTAGATCCGTGGCGCAGAAAAGCGTTTTCCGTTACGACGGACGGACTGCTTCATCCAGAGCCTGTGACGCTCCAGGTGCCCGGAAGCGAGATTCGAGTGCCAGTTGCAGAGATCTTTCGCGAACTGGATCGCAAAAAAAATTAA
- a CDS encoding NAD(P)H-dependent glycerol-3-phosphate dehydrogenase — MSRIAVIGAGSWGTALAVSLARRGGHELCLWAHSPAHAAELTETGENLRYLPGFIVPMGIHITSKLVKAIEGADIILCVTPSQHLRAVMTEIAPALQPHQVLLSASKGIEEKTFLRMSQVMKEHGDNPIGTLGGPSFAQEVAAGMPTAITIATDDPLLGKSLQDDFTSASLRVYRNEDVTGTELGGALKNVIALAAGIVTGLELGSNSAAALITRGIAEITRLAVACGGRRDTMAGLSGVGDLVLTCTGSLSRNRTVGVELGKGRKLPDIIAGLNGKVAEGVRSTTAALGLAARYGVEMPITEQMAAILHKDKSPKDAIRELMARPGRTE, encoded by the coding sequence ATGAGCCGGATAGCTGTGATCGGTGCGGGGTCGTGGGGAACAGCATTGGCAGTCTCTCTGGCCCGGCGAGGCGGGCATGAGCTCTGCCTCTGGGCACACTCGCCCGCGCACGCGGCGGAGCTTACCGAGACCGGCGAGAACCTGCGCTACCTGCCCGGCTTCATCGTGCCGATGGGGATTCACATCACCTCTAAGCTCGTTAAGGCCATCGAGGGCGCGGACATCATCCTCTGTGTCACCCCGTCGCAACATCTGCGCGCCGTCATGACGGAGATCGCCCCCGCGCTACAGCCGCACCAGGTACTGCTCTCGGCCAGCAAAGGGATCGAGGAGAAGACCTTTCTGCGCATGTCGCAGGTTATGAAGGAGCACGGCGACAATCCCATCGGCACCCTAGGAGGCCCCTCGTTCGCTCAGGAGGTCGCCGCGGGCATGCCGACCGCGATCACCATCGCCACCGACGACCCTCTGCTCGGCAAGTCTCTGCAGGATGACTTCACGTCGGCCTCGCTGCGTGTGTATCGCAATGAGGACGTAACCGGAACCGAACTCGGGGGAGCGCTGAAGAACGTCATCGCGCTGGCTGCGGGCATCGTCACCGGCCTGGAGCTGGGCTCGAACTCTGCTGCGGCACTCATCACACGCGGCATCGCGGAGATTACGCGGCTCGCCGTAGCCTGCGGGGGACGCCGGGATACGATGGCCGGACTCTCGGGGGTTGGCGACCTGGTGCTGACCTGCACCGGCAGCCTTTCACGCAATCGCACGGTCGGCGTGGAGCTGGGCAAGGGACGCAAACTGCCGGATATCATCGCCGGGCTGAACGGCAAGGTTGCCGAAGGCGTTCGCAGCACTACTGCTGCGCTCGGCCTGGCGGCCCGCTATGGCGTGGAGATGCCGATCACCGAGCAGATGGCGGCGATCCTGCATAAGGACAAGAGCCCGAAGGATGCGATTCGTGAGTTGATGGCACGGCCGGGCCGGACGGAGTAA
- the plsY gene encoding glycerol-3-phosphate 1-O-acyltransferase PlsY → MKTSILILAIAYLLGSIPFGYLLVLIFRKEDIRATGSGNIGATNVARSGAKGLGILTLLLDCSKGIAAVLIAKHFAPSSSLDLAPLAAVAAILGHVFPVWLGFRGGKGVASALGIYLALSWPSALAALGIFIVIFALTRYVSLASILGAVVLPLLFVKFSPDHSPVAIGSMVFISLLVIVKHHANISRLLQGKENKFGSKKDKTEGVQA, encoded by the coding sequence ATGAAGACCTCCATTCTCATCCTCGCGATTGCCTATCTGCTCGGGTCTATCCCCTTCGGCTACCTCCTTGTGCTCATCTTCCGCAAGGAGGATATCCGCGCCACCGGCAGCGGGAACATCGGCGCCACCAACGTGGCGCGCTCCGGAGCCAAGGGTCTCGGCATTCTCACTCTGCTACTGGACTGCTCGAAAGGCATTGCCGCCGTCCTGATCGCGAAACACTTCGCGCCTTCCAGCAGCCTCGACCTCGCGCCCCTGGCCGCCGTCGCAGCCATCCTGGGCCATGTGTTTCCGGTGTGGCTGGGCTTCCGCGGCGGCAAGGGAGTTGCCAGCGCGCTGGGCATCTACCTCGCGCTTTCGTGGCCCTCAGCTTTGGCCGCACTCGGCATCTTCATCGTCATCTTCGCGCTGACACGATACGTTTCCCTGGCGTCAATCCTTGGCGCAGTCGTGCTGCCGCTCCTGTTCGTGAAGTTTTCTCCGGATCACTCGCCGGTTGCTATCGGCAGTATGGTCTTCATCTCTTTGCTGGTCATCGTCAAGCATCACGCCAACATCTCGAGGCTGCTGCAGGGCAAAGAAAACAAGTTTGGAAGCAAAAAGGACAAGACTGAAGGGGTACAGGCATGA
- a CDS encoding competence/damage-inducible protein A: MIAEIIAVGSEMLTPHRQDTNSLYLTQGLNDLGVSVAFKTIVGDNRQHLVDAIRIALRRADIVLLSGGLGPTEDDLTRECAAEALGLELHREPSVLVELQRRFIARRMAMPPNNQRQADVLDGAELLTNKNGSAPGQWLDLSFEGHRKIVILLPGPPKELMPLFDDECVPRLALSLPRRSLAKRLLRMALIPESQVDARTAPIYQQFSDVETTILAGSGEIQLHFLCSKPTMEEAQARVDAVAELVEQEMGDDIFSSHGESLEEVVLLMLGLRGLTLSAAESCTGGLFAERLTRIPNSSRNFAGGVVVYTNAMKTVFADVPAELIAEKGAVSEEVARALAEGIRRRTGSSLGLSITGIAGPPITTGPDAGKPAGLVYIGLADQDDTQVKRLEIAGDRDRVRLWASEHALEMLRRSFQ, encoded by the coding sequence ATGATCGCTGAAATTATCGCCGTCGGTTCCGAGATGCTGACTCCCCATCGTCAGGACACGAATTCGCTGTATCTCACGCAAGGTCTCAACGACCTTGGGGTCTCGGTCGCCTTCAAGACCATCGTCGGCGACAACCGGCAGCATCTGGTCGATGCCATACGCATCGCACTGCGCCGTGCCGATATCGTCCTCCTTTCGGGCGGCCTGGGGCCGACGGAGGACGACCTGACGCGCGAATGCGCCGCCGAGGCACTTGGCCTTGAGTTGCACCGCGAGCCCTCCGTGCTGGTCGAGCTGCAGCGGCGCTTTATCGCCCGCCGCATGGCGATGCCGCCCAACAACCAGCGCCAGGCGGACGTGCTCGACGGAGCCGAGCTGCTGACCAACAAGAACGGCAGCGCTCCCGGGCAGTGGCTCGACCTCTCGTTTGAGGGCCATCGCAAGATCGTGATCCTGCTTCCCGGACCGCCGAAGGAGCTTATGCCGCTCTTCGACGACGAGTGTGTTCCTAGGCTTGCCCTCTCCCTGCCTCGGCGTTCGCTCGCCAAGCGGCTGCTGCGCATGGCGCTGATCCCTGAAAGCCAGGTCGATGCGCGCACCGCACCGATCTACCAGCAGTTCAGCGACGTCGAGACGACGATCCTGGCGGGCTCCGGAGAGATCCAACTGCACTTCCTCTGCTCCAAGCCAACGATGGAGGAGGCCCAGGCGCGGGTCGACGCGGTCGCCGAGCTCGTCGAGCAGGAGATGGGCGACGATATCTTCTCCTCTCACGGAGAGTCGCTCGAGGAGGTCGTGCTGCTAATGCTCGGGCTGCGCGGCCTGACCCTGAGCGCGGCGGAGAGCTGCACCGGCGGACTCTTCGCGGAACGCCTCACAAGAATCCCTAATAGCTCCCGGAACTTTGCAGGCGGCGTGGTCGTGTACACCAACGCGATGAAGACGGTCTTTGCGGATGTGCCGGCGGAGTTGATCGCAGAGAAGGGCGCGGTCAGCGAGGAGGTCGCGCGGGCGCTCGCCGAGGGCATCCGCAGGCGCACTGGAAGCTCGCTGGGGCTCAGCATCACGGGTATCGCCGGACCGCCGATAACGACCGGACCGGACGCCGGTAAACCGGCCGGGCTGGTCTATATCGGGCTGGCCGACCAGGACGACACCCAGGTCAAACGGCTCGAAATCGCTGGGGACCGCGATCGCGTGCGCCTGTGGGCCTCGGAGCACGCCCTGGAGATGCTGCGTCGCAGCTTCCAGTAA
- a CDS encoding SMP-30/gluconolactonase/LRE family protein, which produces MNLLNPTRPDAPHLDHLTPKAAIPGGSFEVFGSRLLRPATPEPQIPQAFFGEAAATLDLSRDTRALVRVPEGAIASDLVFHRDGLTSNILHANIAIPMAENLHLVSNPAVDADGNLFAMVSGPRGERVPVSIFRIDRDLQVRPFVRDLMNVSALAFDGDGHLYASSRAEGTVYRISPHGAISTFAEGMGIATGIAFDREGSLFVGDRSGTIFKINREREIFVFATLEPSVAAYHLAFRDDGVLLVTAPTTSSNQSIHAIDPQGNATVFYRGLGRPQGMAFDVDGNLYVAASLHGRRGIVKINHDRQAELIVSGNDLVGLAFLEDGCAALATNTTIFHVDLGIQGRPLA; this is translated from the coding sequence ATGAACCTGTTGAATCCAACCCGGCCCGACGCTCCGCATCTCGACCACCTGACCCCCAAGGCAGCCATCCCAGGCGGCAGCTTCGAGGTCTTCGGCAGCCGCCTGCTGCGCCCCGCCACGCCCGAGCCGCAGATCCCCCAGGCGTTCTTTGGCGAAGCTGCGGCTACGCTCGACCTCAGCCGCGACACACGGGCTCTTGTGCGCGTGCCCGAGGGTGCCATCGCCAGCGATCTCGTCTTCCATCGCGATGGACTGACCAGCAACATCCTCCACGCGAACATCGCTATCCCGATGGCCGAGAACCTGCACCTCGTCTCAAACCCCGCGGTCGACGCAGACGGCAATCTCTTTGCGATGGTCTCCGGGCCACGCGGCGAACGCGTGCCTGTGTCGATCTTCCGTATCGACCGCGACCTCCAGGTGCGGCCCTTCGTGCGCGATCTGATGAACGTCTCGGCGCTGGCCTTCGACGGCGACGGCCATCTCTACGCCAGCTCACGCGCCGAGGGGACTGTCTATCGCATCTCGCCGCACGGTGCGATCTCCACCTTCGCCGAGGGCATGGGTATCGCTACGGGCATTGCTTTCGATCGCGAAGGCAGCCTCTTTGTCGGCGATCGCTCAGGCACCATCTTCAAGATCAATCGCGAGCGGGAGATCTTTGTGTTTGCGACCCTCGAACCCTCCGTCGCCGCCTATCACCTGGCGTTCCGCGATGACGGGGTGCTGCTCGTGACCGCGCCCACCACGTCGTCCAACCAGTCGATCCACGCCATCGACCCCCAGGGCAATGCCACTGTCTTCTATCGTGGCCTGGGACGTCCACAGGGCATGGCCTTCGATGTGGACGGAAATCTTTATGTCGCGGCCTCTCTGCACGGACGCCGTGGGATCGTAAAGATTAACCACGACCGCCAAGCTGAACTTATCGTTTCGGGCAACGATCTCGTCGGCCTCGCCTTCCTTGAGGACGGCTGTGCCGCCCTGGCGACCAACACGACGATCTTCCATGTCGACCTGGGTATCCAAGGGAGACCGCTTGCATGA
- a CDS encoding phosphatidylglycerophosphatase A family protein, translated as MAHQPSVSISELRGPKTKWAWALGTFFGAGLLKPGPGTYGSIAAVLLWYGAAHAFQATFSALAIGTVIAAVAVTLIGIPASTIVAREAGREDPGFVVVDEVAGQLIALIAVRPNWQHAVLSLVLFRLFDIFKPWPIRKFEALPEGTGIMLDDVVAGVFALIIALIVGRFF; from the coding sequence ATGGCTCATCAGCCAAGCGTCTCCATCTCTGAACTTCGCGGACCCAAAACAAAATGGGCCTGGGCTCTCGGTACCTTCTTCGGTGCAGGGTTGCTCAAGCCTGGGCCGGGAACCTACGGGTCTATCGCGGCGGTACTGCTTTGGTACGGTGCCGCCCACGCGTTCCAGGCTACGTTCAGCGCTCTTGCTATTGGGACTGTGATTGCCGCCGTGGCCGTCACCCTGATCGGCATTCCTGCGTCGACGATCGTCGCGCGCGAAGCTGGCCGTGAAGATCCTGGGTTCGTCGTTGTCGACGAGGTCGCGGGGCAGTTGATCGCGCTTATCGCCGTTCGGCCCAACTGGCAACATGCGGTGCTTTCGCTGGTTCTCTTCCGGCTGTTCGACATCTTCAAGCCCTGGCCCATCCGCAAATTTGAAGCGCTACCGGAGGGCACGGGGATCATGCTCGACGATGTTGTGGCAGGAGTGTTCGCGCTGATCATAGCGCTGATTGTGGGCCGCTTCTTCTAG
- a CDS encoding DNA gyrase inhibitor YacG yields the protein MPETKTLRCPICRKDVPLDTPEVPFCSERCRTIDLGKWASGDYKISSPILDPDLLEDLEHAQQQQHPTDESKWKN from the coding sequence ATGCCTGAGACCAAAACACTCCGCTGCCCCATCTGCCGTAAGGACGTTCCCCTCGACACGCCTGAGGTCCCCTTCTGCTCCGAGCGCTGCCGTACCATCGATCTCGGCAAATGGGCTTCGGGTGACTACAAGATCAGCTCGCCGATCCTCGACCCGGATCTGTTGGAAGATCTCGAACACGCCCAGCAGCAGCAACACCCGACCGATGAATCGAAGTGGAAGAACTAA